ACTATCCCTTAGGGAAATCAGCTTCAGACCCATCTATGATAGTTGACAAAACCACTGGAGCCATTTTCTTATTCTTTAACTATATGGATTTGGACAAAGAAAAAGACGTTTACTATTTGAGAGTAATTAAGAGTATTGATAATGGAAAAACGTGGAGTTCGCCCCGTGACATCACTTCACAAATCACTAAGCCTGAATGGCATAACGATTTTAAGTTTATTACTTCAGGACGTGGAATTCAGACCAGTAGTGGCAAATTAATCCATACCATGGTCAATTTAGAAAAGGGTCTTTACCTTTTTGGAAGTGATGACCGTGGTGAAAATTGGTACTTTATTGATACCCCAATTAAACCAGCCGACGAATCAAAAATTGTAGAACTAAGTGATGGCACTTGGATGATAAATAGTCGCGTGCCAGACAAAGGGTTTAGGTATGTGCATACATCCACTAATCAGGGTAAAACGTGGCTTTCTAAACCAGATACCTCTCTTATAGACCCCGCCTGCAATGCCAGTTTCATTAGATATACGTCCATTAAAAATGGTGATGATAAAAACAGACTCCTGTTTGCTAACGCAAACAGGAAAGACGACCGTAAAAACATGACCATTAAAATAAGCTATGATGAAGGTAAAACCTGGACTTCAGGAAAAACTATTTATACGGAGAGTGCTGCCTATTCTTCCATGACTGTTCTTTCAAACGGAGACATTGGTTTGTTTTTTGAAAAAGACGATTATCAGAATAATGTATTTACCCGTCTTAGTTTGGAATGGCTAACCGATGGGAAAGACAAATACATTGCCACTCCATAAACCTTAGGTATCACCTGCATCAAACATAAGTTTTAGAACCATAACATAAACTGGTTTACGAAAAGGAGAGAACAATATGTCAATCCTATCTAAGGAAATCACACCATGAAAAAAATGACTTGGATTCCAAGAACCCGTTTAACAAATTAGCAAAGGACTAGGAAGACAATTAGGGCGGCAAGTCTTCTCACTATTTGTAAACTAAAACTAAACACCTGCGTAGCTTAAGTATAAGAGAATCATAAAATGATACGAAATATGAAAAAGCCAGATTTTAGTCACTTAAGTGTAGTTTATGTCAATTGTACTCTAAAAAAGTCTCCAGGAAAAAGTCATACAGCATCTTTGATGGACATTTCTAAGTCCATTATGATGAAGGAAAAAGTGAAGATTGATGAGATACGTTTAATAGACCATGACGTGGCCAGTGGCGTATATCCTGACATGACGGAGCATGGCTGGGATAAAGACGAGTGGCCCAGCCTATTTAAGAGAATTATAAATGCTGATATACTCATTGTAGGAACGCCAATTTGGCTTGGTGAGAAATCTTCTGAAGCTCAAAAACTCATTGAAAGGCTTTACGGCATGAGTGGCCAAACCAATGACAAAGGCCAATACACTTTTTATGGCAAAGCAGGTGGCTGCATAATTACAGGAAATGAAGACGGCGTAAAGCACTGTGCTATGGGCATTTTATATTCACTGCAGCATGTAGGATACTCCATTTCTCCACAAGCAGACGCTGGCTGGATAGGCGAAGTGGGCCCAGGAGCTAGTTATGGTGATAAAGAATGGAACGGTAAAAAGTTAGACAATCCAGTTGGTTTTGATAGTGATTTCACCAACAGAAACACAACATTTATGACCTACAATTTGCTCCACTTGGCAGCTATGCTAAAGGCTAATAATGGTTACCCAAATTATGGAAACTCACGAAAAGATTGGGAAAAAGGAGAACGTTGGGAATTTGAAAACCCTGAATACAGGTAATAGTAAAATTGGCTAAGACATTAATTAAATTATATATGATTGTTCAACATCAAAAGCATCTTTTGATTGCCATTATAATGCCATCTACAAATGAATTTTGGAAATCACATAGAGTATAATCTACTGCATAATAGTGGACCTTATTAAATGGTAACAATTAGATTTATAAATGTGGTAGGCTTAGTAAGATACACAATGCTTTAAGAGTCTAATCATTGGAGTAAAATCGATAATACTGCCGGTGAAGGAGAATACCGGAACGGATCCACTAGCTAATGTGCTACCATTAAAGCCATTCCCTATTGAAAAAGAGCTGCTAGATATTTTCACAAAATCTGGAATAAACGCAATCTCAAGAAATAGGCTTTGGTCTCAACAAATAAACCATGGTAAATGATTCTTAGCCCTTACCTAACTCTAATTATTCCTAAAATTTAGCGTCTTTTGTAGAACAGAATTCCCTAATTAAATCATATACTAAAGAACTGGAACAGCGTCTTGAAAACATAAAATGTCAGAAGAAACAGTAAGTCACGAAAGCAAACAGTTTGAGAATATAAACTACAGCGGAAAAACCTTAAGAAACAGAGAGTTTTATAAATGTAAGTTTGTACAGTGTAACTTCACCAAAAGCGACTTGAGAGGAAATAGTTTTGAAAACTGTACTTTTCAGGACTGCAATTTTTCTATGACAGAACTGGAAGGTGCAGGATTTAGAGGAATAAGTTTTGTTGGCTGTAAAATTCTAGGAATTGATTTCTCATTGTGTAATAAACTTATGTTTTCCTTTAGGTTTGAAAACTGCATAATGGATTATTGTACATTTTATGCATCCCGGTTAAAAAACACAAATTTCATAAACTGTTCCCTTAAAGAAGCCGATTTTTCGGAGGCAGATTTATCTGCAGCAGTATTTATAAATACAGACTTAACAGAAGCTAAATTTTCAAATACCACACTTGAAAAGGCAGACTTTAGAACTGCAAAAAACTTTGTAATAGACCCTGAATTTAACAAACTCAAAAGAGCAAAATTCTCTTCACTACAGCTCGAAGGTTTACTACATAAATATCAACTGGATATTCAGTAATATTACAGCTATCATCTCTTATTAAGTATAAATTCATACTACATTCCACGAAACTTTATAGGAGAATAAGGCCTGCTATAGTGGGATACACATTCCTATTGAAATTGAATAATTGAGTCTTAAGGCTCAATCCTAAGAGTGACGATAGCTAAAATAGATCTACCAATGTTTTTAAGAATTTCGATATTTTCGAGAAACATGGACTATCTTAGGTTCACGTTCTTACACCAAGCCCTACGGGGGCAAATTGGCAAACCCTATTCATGAAAAAAAACTTAATAATTACCTTATTAATATTTCTAAGCACTTTTAGCCGTCAAGCATTAGCTCAAACCAACCTTCTTAATTCGCTAGAATCTCCCATTATTTTTAAAGGGAATGATACCACGGCATATCGCGACCCCGCAGTATTATACCATAACAATGTGTTTTATCTGTTTTTCACCCTTGTAAAATCGGAAGATGGTAAAATCTATTCCTATACAGCAGAGAGTCATTCTTCAGATTTGAAAAACTGGAGTCCTAAAAAGATTCTTACACCTAAAGACCAAACCTTAGACTTTTCCAGCCCTGGAAATATCATCAAATACAAAGACGAATGGATATTATGTCTGCAAACATACCCTCGTCCTGATCACACCACCGAGCAAGGGGTAAGATATGGCTCCAGAGATGCTAGGTTATTTACCATGCGTAGCAAAGACCTAATAAACTGGGGAGAACCTGAAATAATCAAGGTAAAAGGCCCTGACGTAAAAGTTACCGAT
This sequence is a window from Arcticibacterium luteifluviistationis. Protein-coding genes within it:
- a CDS encoding sialidase family protein, which encodes MKTYLLLLFSAISLIAYPQNEEAKPGFKNLFYSNMQQGVSCYRIPALVTAPNGDLLAAIDQRVPSCGDLKWSKDINIILRRSADNGDSWSEIEMIVDYPLGKSASDPSMIVDKTTGAIFLFFNYMDLDKEKDVYYLRVIKSIDNGKTWSSPRDITSQITKPEWHNDFKFITSGRGIQTSSGKLIHTMVNLEKGLYLFGSDDRGENWYFIDTPIKPADESKIVELSDGTWMINSRVPDKGFRYVHTSTNQGKTWLSKPDTSLIDPACNASFIRYTSIKNGDDKNRLLFANANRKDDRKNMTIKISYDEGKTWTSGKTIYTESAAYSSMTVLSNGDIGLFFEKDDYQNNVFTRLSLEWLTDGKDKYIATP
- a CDS encoding flavodoxin family protein; its protein translation is MKKPDFSHLSVVYVNCTLKKSPGKSHTASLMDISKSIMMKEKVKIDEIRLIDHDVASGVYPDMTEHGWDKDEWPSLFKRIINADILIVGTPIWLGEKSSEAQKLIERLYGMSGQTNDKGQYTFYGKAGGCIITGNEDGVKHCAMGILYSLQHVGYSISPQADAGWIGEVGPGASYGDKEWNGKKLDNPVGFDSDFTNRNTTFMTYNLLHLAAMLKANNGYPNYGNSRKDWEKGERWEFENPEYR
- a CDS encoding pentapeptide repeat-containing protein, with product MSEETVSHESKQFENINYSGKTLRNREFYKCKFVQCNFTKSDLRGNSFENCTFQDCNFSMTELEGAGFRGISFVGCKILGIDFSLCNKLMFSFRFENCIMDYCTFYASRLKNTNFINCSLKEADFSEADLSAAVFINTDLTEAKFSNTTLEKADFRTAKNFVIDPEFNKLKRAKFSSLQLEGLLHKYQLDIQ